In the genome of Candidatus Krumholzibacteriia bacterium, the window CATGTGCATGCACTGTGTCGAGCCGAGCTGCGCCTCGGCCTGCCCGGTGGGGGCCCTGAAGAAGAGCGAAGAGGGGCCCGTCACCTACGACTTCGACATCTGCATCGGCTGCCGGTACTGCATGGTCGCCTGCCCGTTCCAGATCCCGCGCTACACCTGGGACTCGCTGACGCCGCGCGTCCAGAAGTGCCAGATGTGCCCACAGCGCCTGGCCCAGGGCAAGCAGACGGCATGTGCGGAGGCCTGCCCGGCCGACGCGACGATCTTCGGTGACCGCACCGAATTGATCGCCGAGGCCTGGCGACGCATCTCGAAGTACCCGGACGACTACGCGCACAAGGTCTACGGCCTCGAAGAGGTCGGCGGAACCTGCGTGCTCGTGATCGGCCCGCCGGACCTCATGGACACCGCCTTCGACCCGCGGATTCCCGACGAGGCCCTGCCCGAGAAGACCTGGGTCGTACTCTCGAAGATCCCGACGGCGGTGGGAGTCGCCGGCGCCTCGCTCGTGGGTCTGAACTGGATCATCCGTCGTCGCATGAAGCTGATGGACGGCGACGAGAACCACGGGGGGGAGCACTGATGACGACGATGACGAACAAGATCCTCCGCCAGGTGTTGCAGCCCTGGAGGATCCTGGGTCTGGTGATCCTCGCCTTCGGCCTGGTGGCGACCATTCGACGCTTCGCGCTGGGCCTGGGCGCTTCGACGAATCTCACCGACGAGTTCCCGTGGGGGCTCTGGGTGAGCTTCGACGTCCTCTGCGGTGTGGGCCTCGCAGCCGGTGGCTTCACCATCAGCGCGATGGTCTACATCTTCCGCATGGAGAAGTACCGACCGCTGGCCCGTCCGGCGGTCATGACGGCCTTCATCGGCTATCTGCTGGTGGTCGGTGGGCTGATCTACGACCTGGGTCTTCCCTGGCGCCTGTGGCACGCCATGGTCCATTGGAACCACCACTCGGTGATGTTCGAGGTGGCCTGGTGCGTGATGCTGTACACGTCGGTGTTGGCCGCCGAGGTCTCGGCCATGGTGTTCGAGCGGCTGAAGATGGCCCGGGCGGCGCACATCGCCCACATGTTCACCCTGCCGCTGACGATCGCCGCGGTCTGCCTGTCGATGCTCCACCAGAGCTCGCTCGGCACCGTGTTCCTGCTGGTTCCCGGTCGCCTGCACGAGCTGTGGTACTCGCCGCTGCTGCCGTTCCTGTACTTCGCCTCGGCCATCGGGGTGGGTCTGTCGATGGCGATCGTCGAATCGACGCTCAGCGCGCGGGCCTTCCGCCGCTGCGTCGAGGCCAAGGTGCTGCAGGGTGTCGCCCGCGTGGCGGTGTGGGTCTACGCGATCTACGTCTCGTTGCGGATCGGTGACCTGGTCGTCCGCGATCAGCTGCACCACGTGCTCGAGTTCGACCGCGCGGCCTGGTTCTTCCTGGTCGAAATCAGCGTCGGATTCGTGATCCCGCTCGTCCTGTACATGATCCCGAAGGTCCGCCGGAACACGCACTGGCTGTACCACGCGGCCCAGATGGCGGTCTTCGGTTTCATCGTCAACCGGATGAACGTCGGAATCACGGGCTTCGAGGTCGTCGAGGGCGTCAGCTACGTCCCGTCGTGGGAAGAGATGGCGGTCACGCTTTCGCTCGTGACGGTCGGCGTGATCGCGTTCAACTTGGCGGGTAGATTCCTGCCGGTCTTCGAGGCCGAGCCCGAGGACGAGCTGGCGAAGGAGGTCTTCGCGGCCCGTCAGCGGGAACGAGAA includes:
- a CDS encoding 4Fe-4S dicluster domain-containing protein, encoding MKALLFDAYNCVGCGECSLACQEENGLPEEAEPGLSAARFTAIEDHDDIYLRRMCMHCVEPSCASACPVGALKKSEEGPVTYDFDICIGCRYCMVACPFQIPRYTWDSLTPRVQKCQMCPQRLAQGKQTACAEACPADATIFGDRTELIAEAWRRISKYPDDYAHKVYGLEEVGGTCVLVIGPPDLMDTAFDPRIPDEALPEKTWVVLSKIPTAVGVAGASLVGLNWIIRRRMKLMDGDENHGGEH
- the hybB gene encoding Ni/Fe-hydrogenase cytochrome b subunit, which produces MTTMTNKILRQVLQPWRILGLVILAFGLVATIRRFALGLGASTNLTDEFPWGLWVSFDVLCGVGLAAGGFTISAMVYIFRMEKYRPLARPAVMTAFIGYLLVVGGLIYDLGLPWRLWHAMVHWNHHSVMFEVAWCVMLYTSVLAAEVSAMVFERLKMARAAHIAHMFTLPLTIAAVCLSMLHQSSLGTVFLLVPGRLHELWYSPLLPFLYFASAIGVGLSMAIVESTLSARAFRRCVEAKVLQGVARVAVWVYAIYVSLRIGDLVVRDQLHHVLEFDRAAWFFLVEISVGFVIPLVLYMIPKVRRNTHWLYHAAQMAVFGFIVNRMNVGITGFEVVEGVSYVPSWEEMAVTLSLVTVGVIAFNLAGRFLPVFEAEPEDELAKEVFAARQREREAQRAGGAIPRGAVPSAGTIDPPDGSTI